In Magallana gigas chromosome 1, xbMagGiga1.1, whole genome shotgun sequence, the sequence CCAACACCACCGTCTGGATCATTGGTTCGTCGATAACAAAGTATGCTTCAATTCACGCTGTCCCACACTTAGATCTCCTAAACCTatcacaggttttttttatgggggggggggggcatgaaAGAGTGGCATGGTCTAGAAGGATGTAGAGCCTACAATTACAGGCATCATTGAACAAAGAGGCCACCAAGATTGGGTGATGTTACATTGCGGAGGCAATAGTATTGGGACTATGCCGTTGTTAAAACTAACTGTTTCTAATCTTCAAACAATTCTGTCAAATACTCGATTCATATGGTCCCAGATACTTCCACGAAATTTATACAGGCACATGTTCTCAAATATTGGAGGTGAAAAAAGAATCCACAAAGTATTAACCCCAGATATAGTTAAGCGTAAGGGCGCCTGCTTAAAGTAACCTGATCCTCAGCAATGATCACCAAAATTTTACTGTGGCTGTGTTCATTTGTCTGTTTTGGAAAACTATACATGCTGGCCTTTTGGacatattacataataatgttaaaattcatgCTTCATCCCATGCCGAGAAATTCTGCAGTGTTTCTtctcattgtacatgtatttgtgttaaATTGTGTCCGCTTGTGGCGGAtgtcttagaaccattttaataatttaagaccttggactttcagtagggtgttacgatctatttcttgcgtcaaaacaagttaaaatgacgctggtttcaagcgaaatatacaccgattgcgtagtcttcgctcaaaagccagacaaatcctgttaatttcaaagagccatagctgagtggcctacaataaaatagacaggcctacgtcacattgccgtttgactcatctacccaaagtccaagctcttgttaaaatggttctatgtatCATATATCATTGACTATTCATACCTGATAACAAATGGACAAATTTTCTTTAAGCCTGTCCgaattatttttactttcaGGTCCGTGGCCAATAATCGGGCCTACTTTAATTAATTGACACTTCGTTTGATGAAACATTGATTGACAGCAAATCATTGAAAACACCAAGTAACTAAATAATTCGTTTGTACATCCCAGCTGGTTGATAGTCATAATTGAATACATTGAATACATTGAATACATTGAATATTCCATTACATTgatatttcattgatttatctattgattgattgaaacattgtttgaattattgattgattgattattttgattgattgcatgattgattgattggttCATTGAAGATCTGCCCAAAAGTCTATATGTTGATCATTTAATTTACTTAATTGACATTTTGCATTCAACTAATTAGATTAAAATGAAGCCTTGATAGAGACTGCCTATACAATGTTATCGATCTTTtctattgaaaaaattgtacgCTTTAGAACGATGATGATGCTAAACATGTGTATAacaatagacattgcagtagtttacCGGTCtataatgaaaaatgatgtacatttttttttcttacaaaacaaTCGACATAAAAAGGGTATCGCGTTTTTTCGCCTCATATCATAATTCGCCCCTGACGTCGAGGCGGGGAttattgtattacgactttgacatcgcttttaaaaatataagactcgagcttttttcatttttttttttacattacaatgTATTCTTGTCTCTGTATCTCTTTTATTACTTGACTTTtaacaatcaaattttggtgaatcatttaaaatgcgCAAGTTATAaaccattttaaacataaaaaatagaaaattaaatgttGGTCTAAAATCGTGTTAAAGTCCCTTTAATAGCTAGAACATCGGACTATGCAGTGTCccgataataaaaaatgtttacgtatatgtaccttcataacgctatttggatatttttttcaaagtgcgttgagtTGGTGTAAATTTAAActctgaatttttttcactCGGGTTTATTTGGTCCCCCTatacaaaatttgaattttttaaaaaatacattgccGAATACAGGTATAGCATCTTTTTCGTGAATACACGCCCTGAAATAATCccacaatttaaataaataccGGTATCGAACGTAAACATCATATTCTCTctgactgactgactgactgactgatagatcgatcgatcgatcgatcgatcgatagatagatagatatattgCATTGTAATACCactgtttcaaatatttaacattttatctTCCCCCCGGGAAGCATGCCATTGTGTTTACACCAAGTCTCTATATACACAAACACAACATCTAAATAATGGCCATCTGGGAGACTTTGTCTCTCGTAAGCTAGCTGGGAATGTTCTACATATCCTCCAACTTCTTTGAAAAAAGCTCGCAGATTGGCTAGATTTGCGTTTCCTGTCGGCCAATCAAATTTTTGCCCCGCCCATGCGCGATATTCAATAGTCCACACATCTACAATGATTTTTCTAGAAACCAAATCTTCTTTCATGCTGTTCAGCACGTGTATTTCTCCTCCCTCCACATCCAAAGAAAAATAGTTCACGTGAAAAACGCCAAGAATTTCTAAAACGTCACGCAAATTGAAACATGGAATCTGtactttttgaaaactgtttaaaTGAACCAAATGCGATTTTGGCATATGTTTCCCAACACCTCCTACTTCATTTCCCATTATGAACGAAGCCTCTTTTTCATTCGACACGCACGCACACAAACGCCAAACTTGCCTCTGCAGCCTATCGATACTGCGACATGATTTGGGGTTTCCCTCTATAAGTAGCCCAGTCCAGTTATGTTTCCTCTCCAACCATAAAGTGTTGGAGTGCACTTTTCCATCATAGGCGCCCATTTCTATGAAAAATCCATTCTTCTGAGGGAAGATGTCGTACACAGTTTGGTCCTGGTGAGACTGAGAGTAATGGTGATCCACGGATTCTCGGAAAGATTTTTTGGCCCGAGGTCTCATCAACTTCCGCCATATTTCTGACGTCACGTCCTGTACAGTCGTATCAGCAGTTGTCCTCTCGGAGTTTGCTCTACTCTTCCTGTTGGGCTGCATCGCAACATTGGTTTCCCGTACTTTATCTTTACCAATACCGTTGTGTTGGAATTTGCCATCAGTTTGTAATGGCACAAAATTGTATACGTACATCAGAACGAAACACACTGCGACCCATAGACAAACACCAAAAGCTGCCTTGCTATCACACCTCCAGCTCATTGCATCGGGTTTGTTATTCAAAATTGTGCTCAGTTGGTGTCGTCCATTATTTGTGGAAGGCGtccttaaattaaaaatacaatacgttgaaaaaaaaatggagcgATAAAAACCAACAGAGCATTAATATAATTGTGATTTGTCCTTTTAACATACATGAACTGGgtagttttaattttgataatccTAATCTCCAAGATTATTCATGAACAAGCTACCCCACTACctgaattattaaaaatctgAACAACTCTGTTTATGTAATTCTTTTCTTGAGAAAGGTTAAATATAACATCTCTCGCTAAATATTTCTTATGGAGCTGATACAGTCGATGAAAATATGTTTCACGAGGTTTTTGTTTGATCAAAGTAATTAGGTGTGCATAATAATCGTGAATAAAACGCTTTAGATtgtttactctctctctctctctctctctctctctctctctctctctctctctctctctctctctaataattcatttaattgtAATCAGAATTTTAAAACGGGAAtactttcatttaaatattgacatttgACCACTTTGTAATTAGCCTTTCCAAAATAGACTTTTCtacatattataattgaaataattcTNNNNNNNNNNNNNNNNNNNNNNNNNNNNNNNNNNNNNNNNNNNNNNNNNNNNNNNNNNNNNNNNNNNNNNNNNNNNNNNNNNNNNNNNNNNNNNNNNNNNNNNNNNNNNNNNNNNNNNNNNNNNNNNNNNNNNNNNNNNNNNNNNNNNNNNNNNNNNNNNNNNNNNNNNNNNNNNNNNNNNNNNNNNNNNNNNNNNNNNNgagagagagagagagagagagagagagagagagagagagagagagagagaggagaagTACCACTATGGGTTTGTGGAACTCGTGGGACTCCACTGCGTCTGTAGGATGGGACTGGAGGCCAGCAGGTGTTTACAGTTCCCATTCTTGGACTGGAGATCGTGTACTGTCGCCGAGTCTACCGGCTGTACCTAAAGACAGAGCACCGACTTACATAAAATAACGTTGGtcggaaatttcaaaaatatgcaTGTACTGAGTCCTTATCAATcgcatgcgcggatcagaaaatcTTCCAGGGGGATAGGTTATTTTGTTTGTCTAAAAGGGGGGGTCGGGGTGGCCGAAGATCATGTTcggtaaatttacttttttggaATTTGAGGTTAATTATTGTCAGGAGGTTtcggacccccctccccccaaccTACTCTAGATCCTCGCTTGTAACATTCATGTATCGTATAAACAATATTATGAGTTTATGGATTTCACatacttatataaatatttgatgcATGTAGAACAATTCAATTTCTAGAAAGACCATCCATCTTTTCActagaatattttatttaatacagatcAATAGAAAACAAAAGTCATATTTGcgttaatgattttttctgtaAGGAAGACTCTTTCATAGTAGATGtcaaaatacattaaataaatcattgattgGTGTATTCTGTTTCTCTAAAGCATCCCAGCTTGCGATGCAACATCGAGTTCTTCTTGAAAAGAGAACAATGACAATAATATCGACATGTTTAAAAATGCAAGCCAAATATTCACTGGCATCAATAGCTATCATTCGGGGGTTGCAGTGATGGAATTTTCTATGGATCTAGAATTGTTTGTTGTTCATTTTCTATGTATATAAATCTCCATTTTATCAGTTCTTTAAAAGCATGTAGTTTAGTTTACTCTTTTTAAAAGTAGAATAAGGcgtttttgggggggggggggggggaggct encodes:
- the LOC105326960 gene encoding uncharacterized protein (The sequence of the model RefSeq protein was modified relative to this genomic sequence to represent the inferred CDS: added 1019 bases not found in genome assembly) — translated: MIRGSSAAPSISPNISSTNSSENVVPPCTCNWTRRFIDKFGIRYECKTPTNIVTEHISEVSYNLFPEEVNNLEKLSDILGCLYNFNHGSLFDINHRGLNFFAPNEEQLRDEVTIKEIDLSKYSTFVKKFGVSLWYLLKEKPTMIPEAKYCCLFEQFLEMFGLEVMAKPVIESESTEILRQKVSARADIVCISPRDVEKCILAVCGVTDGCCVCEADTEPTAAKLRRTGDAPGREDLRLPDGLPAQHVGDLLTYLDKSICKEAILGMTVEKTAVTFTRLFVLDETLKKIQSSSSHGSVKLKEEERPVLYYSRPYNYLLQDDRKEIVKALLTLTYTAKEEQQTPSTNNGRHQLSTILNNKPDAMSWRCDSKAAFGVCLWVAVCFVLMYVYNFVPLQTDGKFQHNGIGKDKVRETNVAMQPNRKSRANSERTTADTTVQDVTSEIWRKLMRPRAKKSFRESVDHHYSQSHQDQTVYDIFPQKNGFFIEMGAYDGKVHSNTLWLERKHNWTGLLIEGNPKSCRSIDRLQRQVWRLCACVSNEKEASFIMGNEVGGVGKHMPKSHLVHLNSFQKVQIPCFNLRDVLEILGVFHVNYFSLDVEGGEIHVLNSMKEDLVSRKIIVDVWTIEYRAWAGQKFDWPTGNANLANLRAFFKEVGGYVEHSQLAYERQSLPDGHYLDVVFVYIETWCKHNGMLPGGKIKC